In the genome of Oncorhynchus gorbuscha isolate QuinsamMale2020 ecotype Even-year linkage group LG05, OgorEven_v1.0, whole genome shotgun sequence, the window AAAATAATGTCACTAAAACAGAAGGGGTACTTAACAGTTCTGATAATCAGAACATAACAGGTTTtgggaggggttctgaaagacagtCATGGGCGTGTCCCACCGTGCTAATGACACCCACCGTGCTAACGACACCCACCGTGCTAACGACACCCACCGTGCTAACGACACCCACCGTGCTAATGACACCCACCGTGATAATGACACCCACCGTGCTAACGACACCCACCGTGCTAACGACACCCACCGTGCTAATGACACCCACCGTAGTAATGACACCCACCGTGGTAATGACACCCACCGTAGTAATGACACCCACCGTGGTAATGACACCCACTGTGCTAACGACGCCCACCGTAGTAGTGACACCCACCGTGCTAACGACACCCACCGTGCTAACGACACCCACCGTAGTAACGACACCCACCGTAGTAACGACACCCACCGTAGTAACGACACCCACCGTGGTAATGACACCCACCGTGGTAATGACACCCACCGTGGTAATGACACCCACCTTGGTAATGACACCCACCGTGGTAATGACACCCACCGTGCTAACGACACCCACCGTGCTAACGACACCTACCGTAGTAATGACACCCACCGTGGTAATGACACCCACCGTGGTAATGACACCCACCGTGCTAACGACACCCACCGTGCTAATGACACCCACCGCAGTAATGACACCCACCGTGCTAATGACACCCACCGTGCTAATGACACCCACCGTGCTAATGACACCCACCGTAGTAATGACACCCACCGTGCTAACGACACCCACAGTAGTAATGACACCCACCGTAGTAATGACACCCACCGTGCTAATGACACCCACCGTGGTAATGACACCCACCGTGGTAATGACACCCACCGTGGTAATGACACCCACCTTGGTAATGACACCCACCTTGGTAATGACACCCACCGTGCTAACGACACCTACCGTGGTAATGACACCCACCGTGGTAATGACACCCACCGTGGTAACGACACCCACCGTGGTAACGACACCCACCGTAGTAATGACACCCACCGTGTTAATGACACCCACCGTAGTAATGACACCCACCGTAGTAATGACACCCACCGTAGTAATGACACCCACCGTAGTAATGACACCCACCGTGCTAATGACACCCACCGTAGTAATGACACCCACCGTGCTAATGACACCCACCGTGCTAATGACACCCACCGTGCCAATGACACCCACCGTAGTAATGACACCCACCGTAGTAATGACACCCACCGTGCTAACGACACCCACAGTAGTAATGACACCCACCGTAGTAATGACACCCACCGTGCTAATGACACCCACCGTGGTAATGACACCCACCGTAGTAATGACACCCACCGTGGTAATGACACCCACCTTGGTAATGACACCCACCGTGCTAACGACACCTACCGTAGTAATGACACCCACCGTGGTAATGACACCCACCGTGGTAACGACACCCACCGTGGTAACGACACCCACCGTGGTAACGACACCCACCGTAGTAATGACACCCACCGTAGTAATGACACCCACCGTAGTAATGACACCCACCGTAGTAATGACACCCACCGTAGTAATGACACCCACCGTAGTAATGACACCCACCGTGTTAATGACACCCACCGTGTTAATGACACCCACCGTAGTAACGACACCCACCGTAGTAACGACACCCACCGTAGTAACGACACCCACCGTAGTAACGACACCCACCGTAGTAACGACACCCACAGTGCTAATGACACCCACCGTAGTAATGACACCCACCGTGCTAATGACACCCACCGTAGTAATGACACCCACCGTAGTAATGACACCCACCGTAGTAATGACACTCACCGTGCTAACGACACCCACCGTAGTAATGACACCCACCGTGCTAATGACACCCACCGTGCTAATGACACCCACCGTAGTAACGACACCCACCGTAGTAACGACACCCACCGTAGTAACGACACCCACCGTGCTAACGACACCCACCGTGCTAATGACACCCACCGTGTTAATGACACCCACCGTGCTAATGACACCCACCGTAGTAATGACACCCACCGTAGTAATGACACCCACCGTAGTAATGACACCCACCGTAGTAATGACACCCACCGTGCTAATGACACCCACCGTGCTAATGACACCCACCGTGCTAATGACACCCACCGTGCTAATGACACCCACCGTAATGACAACCGTGACACCCACCGTAGTAACGACACCCACCGTGCTAATGACACCCACCGTAGTAATGACACCCACCGTGCTAATGACACCCACCGTGCTAATGACACCCACCGTAGTAATGACACCCACCGTAGTAATGACACCCACCGTAGTAATGACACCCACCGTGGTAATGACACCCACCGTGGTAATGACACCCACCGTGGTAACGACACCCACCGTGCTAACGACACCCACCGTGCTAACGACACCCACCGTGCTAACGACACCCACCGTAGTAACGACACCCACCGTAGTAATGACACCCACCGTGCTAATGACACCCACCGTAGTAATGACACCCACCGTAGTAATGACACCCACCGTAGTAATGACACCCACCGTGCTAATGACACCCACCGTGCTAATGACACCCACCGTGCTAATGACACCCACCGTGTTAATGACACCCACCGTGCTAATGACACCCACCGTAGTAACGACACCCACAGTGCTAATGACACCCACCGTAGTAATGACACCCACCGTGCTAATGACACCCACCGTAGTAATGACACCCACCGTGCTAATGACACCCACCGTAGTAATGACACCCACCGTAGTAATGACACCCACCGTAGTAATGACACCCACCGTAGTAACGACACCCACCGTAGTAACGACACCCACCGTAGTAATGACACCCACCGTAGTAACGACACCCACCGTAGTAACGACACCCACCGTAGTAACGACACCCACCGTAGTAACGACACCCACCGTAGTAACGACACCCACCGTAGTAACGACACCCACCGTAGTAACGACACCCACCGTAGTAACGACACCCACCGTAGTAACGACACCCACCGTGCTAACGACACCCACCGTGCTAACGACACCCACCGTGCTAACGACACCCACCGTGCTAACGACACCCACCGTGCTAACGACACCCACCGTGCTAACGACACCCACCGTGCTAACGACACCCACCGTGCTAACGACACCCACCGTGCTAACGACACCCACCGTGCTAATGACACACACAAAGAAATGAACAAATTGTTGTTTCTTCTTTTAATTTATTGAACATAAACAAGTACATAAGCTACTATTTTCATAACTTGTAAaaagtctccccccccccccccccaaaaaaaagctgAATTAATTTGAAGAATAAAGAAAAAGCCATAACTCAATTACTGAAAATATTTGGCCTTGTTTGTTGTGACAATATATTCAGTATGTATTGTTATATTACCATGAATTCATGTCTATAAAGGCACCAAATGATAAGTAGCATAATAACATAATACTTCAAATACAAAAAACATCCAGATAAAAGAGATCGAAAATCAAAGTATACCACTGACCATCATATTGCTCATCTCCAACGGATTAACATTTCCTGTGAAATATTTGACTTAGGTTTGTACTTTTGAGTTCCttgtttattttaatttgattGATATTCGTGACGTCATCCCTCGGTGCACTTGATTTATGTGCTTTGATATTCGTGACGTCATCCCTTGGTGCACTTGATTTATGTGCTTTCAGTTGCAACACTATACCCTTCTAAATTAGATACATGACACTGTGGTAACTGCTAACAAAAAAAATGTCAAGATATCCTATGAACACCATGTTAGTAACAAAACGCCTTTGGAATaataatgaattaataatgaatTAATAAACCAACGTCCACCTGTGTGCTGATCAGGTTCGTGTTACTATTCCAACGACCGGTATTAAAACAATATTCATGTGATTTGGCCACTGAATTATGGGATACAAAATGAACAACGTGTTGCTAATTAACTCCCTGTCGGTGTTTATATTAGTTACAATAACCTGACATATATTTCAAATGGTAAAATCATTAGTCATTCATTTTTGTtttagaaaaaaaatatatatatatatatatgacctgTGTTTTTTTGCTAGGAAACTTAAGACTTGTATCATGTACAGAGGTGGTTGGTGTCCTCCATGACCAATGGCGACTTTCAACTAACATCCATTCTTAGAAATATATCATTTACAATGAACAGAAGGGTTAGAATACATCAATCTGAGCTCTGATTGGTCATTAAAATcacagcaatatatatatatatatatatataaagaacagCAGCAAACACCAATGATTAATATGTATAGAAGCCCCAGAACAAAAAGGAAActattttaaaatgttattttaaattGAGGGTGTCGATTATACAATCCACCCATAGTTTTAAATCAAAAGTACAAATATCAAtgtgaaatgttttattttatatttgaaaataGGTGTCGGAACTGGTTGTGAGTGGTACGTGCGTGAAACTGTGTGAATTGAGAAATGGATCACATCTATATTGTAATATGTATAAATTCTTGACTGCAATCAAAGTCTTCCCCATTGTAAACcagtagaccccccccccccacttataAAAGGAGAAGAAACCAAAATAGACATTTATTGGTATGATATGTGAAGGAAATGGATCTACTTCCTAAATTAACACAGCATACATTTATGCTCATTTTTTTGACGACATGTCAGTGAAAGGTCGGGTTCAGGGTTGGGTTCAATCCGACCGCCCATTTTGGGCTATgcaccatttaaaggcaatgttaccattATCGAGGACATGGCCTAAGTTAACGTTGCAGACGTCAGCCTCGAATGagaaattacctttaaaatgtCAACTGCACTAAAAACAACATTCCAGGTtaacctggttgagagaatgccaagagaatgcaatgatgtcatcaaggcaaaggatggctactttgaagaatctctcaAAATATTTGGATgtatttaacacttttggtttctacatgattctattatgtgttatttcatagttttgatgtcttcacttattctacaatatagaacatagtaaaaataaagaaaaaccctggaatgagcaggtgtgttcCAAACTgatgactggtactgtgtgtatgtacacacacacacacacacaaaataatcaAGTGGAAAATAATTTGTAGTTTTTTAGGTTATGAACCAGTTGTTGGTACAGATATATGACATTAAGAAACAGTGCATATCAACACCTACAGTCTACATTGTACTTTAAAAAGGTACAACTCCATAGTAAACCAGGTCAGATGGATGGGACCTTTTTCCTCGACAGGAAGGAACCTTTTTCCTAGACAGGAAGGAACCTTTTTCCTAGACAGGAAGGAACCTTTTTCCTAGACAGGAAGGAACCTTTTTCCTAGACAGGAAGGAACCTTTTTCCTAGACAGGAAGGAACCTTTTTCCTAGACAGGAAGGAACCTTTTTCCTAGACAGGAAGGAACCTTTTTCCTAGACAGGAAGGAACCTTTTTCCTAGACAGGAAGGAACGTGTTCCTAGTTATTTTTTCCCCGAAAAAGGCCCGTATCTATTATCAAAAAGTCTCAAAATATTCACCAAAGAGTTTTACCATTTTAAACGTTCTCTACAAAAAATGAAATCGTCCCAAATCAGTCAAACAGAGACGTACTGTGTCTTCAGGAAAAGCAGGATTCTTCATAGTATTTAGAAAACTTAACAAAAATGTGTTCTTCCCTCGAGTTTTGTCGTGTTTCAGTTGTACATATGTGTGCTGAGGTTTCAAACTTTGAAGTTGTTTGTGTGTCCCCTGCCTTGATCGGGAAGGAAACACTTTGTACGACGGGCCTCCGCAGCTCAAAAAAAAATCCAGCTTTGagctgagaggtggaggaggagaggcagcagTATTGCTGTGTTGTTCATCCCGTGGCAGTCTGGTTGCCGATGACTCGTAGGATCTCTCGATGGATGCCAGAGTCTTGTGTGTTGATGCTCGTATCCCCCACCTGACCGTCTTCATAACTGGACCAGAAGAAGAATCACACAAGAACACCACTTCTCAGTACCATTGAACAAATTCCCTGTGGGAACTCCAGCTATTAATAAGACTCTTGGAAAATGTCAAACGTAAATGTTTATTCACTTGTGTTATTTCTTTAATAACAGACCACTTTTTATAAACATCTATTTTCTTTAAAGGACCTTTAACCATAGTCttctaccctaacccctagtcttcTACCCTAACcccctagtctactaccctaaccccctAGTCtgttaccctaacccctagtctactaccctaacccctagtcttctaccctaacccctagtctgctaccctaacccctagtctgctaccctaacccctagtctgctaccctaacccctagtctgctaccctaacccctagtctactaccctaacccctagtctactaccctaacccctagtctactaccctaacccctagtctactaccctaacccctagtctactaccctaacccctagtctactaccctaacccctagtctactaccctaacccctagtctactaccctaacccctagtcttcTACCCCAACCCCTAGTCTTCTACCCCAACCCCTAGTCTTCTACCCCAACCCCTAGTCTTCTACCCCAACCCCTAGTCTTCTACCCCaacccctagtctactaccccctagtctactaccccaacccctagtctactaccccaacccctagtctactaccctaacccctagtctactaccctaacccctagtctactaccctaacccctagtctactaccctaacccctagtctgctaccctaacccctagtctgctaccctaacccctagtctgctaccctaacccctagtctgctaccctaacccctagtctgctaccctaacccctagtctgctaccctaacccctagtctgctaccctaaccctagtctactaccctaacccctagtctactaccctaacccctagtctactaccctaacccctagtcttctaccctaacccctagtcttcTACCCCAACCCCTAGTCTTCTACCCCAACCCCTAGTCTTCTACCCCAACCCCTAGTCTTCTACCCCAACCCCTAGTCTTCTACCCCAACCCCTAGTCTTCTACCCCAACCCCTAGTCTTCTACCCCAACCCCTAGTCTTCTACCCCAACCCCTAGTCTTCTACCCCAACCCCTAGTCttctaccctaacccctagtctactaccctaacccctagtctgctaccctaacccctagtctgctaccctaacccctagtctgctaccctaacccctagtctgctaccctaacccctagtctgctaccctaacccctagtctgctaccctaacccctagtctgctaccctaaccctagtctgctaccctaacccctagtctgctaccctaacccctagtctgctaccctaacccctagtctgctaccctaacccctagtctgctaccctaacccctagtctgctaccctaacccctagtctgctaccctaacccctagtctgctaccctaacccctagtctgctaccctaacccctagtctgctaccctaacccctagtctactaccctaacccctagtctactaccctaacccctagtctactaccctaacccctagtctgctaccctaacccctagtctgctACCCCAACCCCTAGTCTTCTACCCCaacccctagtctactaccccaacccctagtctactaccccaacccctagtctactaccccaaccccctagtctactacctaacccctagtctactaccctaacccctagtctactaccctaacccctagtctactaccctaacccctagtctgctaccctaacccctagtctgctaccctaacccctagtctgctaccctaacccctagtctgctaccctaacccctagtctgctaccctaacccctagtctgctaccctaacccctagtctgctaccctaacccctagtctgctaccctaacccctagtctactaccctaacccctagtctactaccctaacccctagtcttctaccctaacccctagtcttctaccctaacccctagtcttcTACCCCAACCCCTAGTCTTCTACCCCAACCCCTAGTCTTCTACCCTAACCCCCTAGTCTTCTACCCCAACCCCTAGTCTTCTACCCCAACCCCTAGTCTTCTACCCCAACCCCTAGTCTACCCCaacccctagtccctaacccctagtctactaccctaacccctagtctactaccctaacccctagtctgctaccctaacccctagtctgctaccctaacccctagtctgtctagtctgctaccctaacccctagtctgctaccctaacccctagtctgctaccctaacccctagtctgctaccctaacccctagtctgctaccctaacccctagtctgctaccctaacccctagtctgctaccctaacccctagtctgctaccctaacccctagtctgctaccctaacccctagtctgctaccctaacccctagtctgctACCCTAAAGTCTGCTACCCCCCTAGTctgctaccctaacccctagtctgctaccctaacccctagtctgctaccctaacccctagtctactaccctaacccctagtctactaccctaacccctagtctactaccctaacccctagtctactaccctaacccctagtctgctaccctaacccctagtctgctaccctaaccctagtctactaccctaacccctagtctactaccctaacccctagtctactaccctaacccctagtctactaccctaacccctagtctactaccctaacccctagtctactaccctaacccctagtctgctaccctaacccctagtctgctaccctaacccctagtctactaccctaacccctagtctactaccctaacccctagtctctaccctaacccctagtctactaccctaacccctagtctactaccctaacccctagtcttcTACCCCaacccctagtctactaccccaaccccctagtctactaccccaaccccctagtctactaccccaacccctagtctactaccctaacccctagtctactaccctaacccctagtctactaccctaacccctagtctactaccctaacccctagtctgctaccctaacccctagtctgctaccctaacccctagtctgctaccctaacccctagtctgctaccctaacccctagtctgctaccctaacccctagtctgctaccctaacccctagtctgctaccctaacccctagtctactaccctaacccctagtctactaccctaacccctagtctactaccctaacccctagtcttctaccctaacccctagtcttcTACCCCAACCCCTAGTCTTCTACCCCAACCCCTAGTCTTCTACCCCAACCCCTAGTCTTCTACCCCAACCCCTAGTCTTCTACCCCAACCCCTAGTCTTCTACCCCAACCCCTAGTCTTCTACCCCAACCCCTAGTCTTCTACCCCAACCCCTAGTCTTCTACCCCaacccctagtctactaccctaaccccctagtctactaccctaacccctagtctactaccctaacccctagtctactaccctaacccctagtctgctaccctaacccctagtctgctaccctaacccctagtctgctaccctaacccctagtctgctaccctaacccctagtctgctaccctaacccctagtctgctaccctaacccctagtctctaccctaacccctagtctgctacctaacccctagtctgctaccctaacccctagtctgctaccctaacccctagtctactacctaacccctagtctactaccctaacccctagtctactaccctaacccctagtctactaccctaacccctagtctactaccctaacccctagtctactaccctaacccctagtctactaccctaacccctagtctactaccctaacccctagtctactaccctaacccctagtctactaccccCAACCCCTAGTCTTCTACCCCaacccctagtctactaccctaacccctagtctactaccctaacccctagtctactaccctaacccctagtctactaccctaacccctagtctactaccctaacccctagtctactaccctaacccctagtcttcTACCCCaacccctagtctactaccctaacccctagtctactaccccaacccctagtctgctaccctaacccctagtctactaccccaacccctagtctactaccctaacccctagtcttcTACCCCaacccctagtctactaccctaacccctagtcttcTACCCCaacccctagtctactaccctaacccctagtctgctaccctaacccctagtctactaccctaacccctagtctactaccctaacccctagtctactaccctaacccctagtctactaccctaacccctagtctactaccctaacccctagtctgctTTGATGAATTGGAGACTGTAATGGATATCAATAAAGGGCATACCGTCTAATAACTACTGCAAGGAATCCTGTTTAAGCCTACTTACACGAAGAAGAAGCGTGTACAGACATGATCAGTGTTGGGAACGACCCAGATGTCTCCGTGTTTGTGCAGGTCAGGGGATGTGATTACTGGAAGAGGACAAAGAGTTTATTGCAAAAGCAATGCTATATattcattttcagaaatgtttttttatttagtaAATTAACATTTATTGTTTTAAAAATTCTGAAATTAAatcttgtcccccccccctcactatctaatcatggcatggtgTTTGTTCAATGACAGTTGTGTTTGTTTAAAATCGTACCACTTGGTTTaatttcagagagacaaataatAATTTTGTTTGGCAAAATTTGATATGGTAAATCCacctcactctcagagaaataagTAGAACTGCTcggttttacacagtcaaatgtaacaaataactacATGTTTAATAAATAACTGTTCAAATAATACATTTGTAATATATTTGTTCTCCAATTCAATACAGTAATGAGATCTGTATGCAAAACATTTACGTTTAGCAGATGCGCTTATCCTGAGTGACTTAAAGTTAATGCATTCATTGCATTAGTTAACCACATATCCCAGTCAATTATACAGGAAACCAACATTTTATTCCAGCTACACAATGGATCTAATTcagatgtaggattttaattggatcatttttgttgctgagaattttcctcgCACAGTAGGAAATGCAACCTTGTAGTGTATTCgatgtttaaaaaggcttctaaagttatAATTTCCACTTAAAAAGTAAGACTTTATTTgtccttaaaaaatatatatatataattataatccacataattcacatttccttttgCTGCGGGATTTTCATGATGTAGcatactggctcaaattaagatcctacatacaTCTGTAGcgttttgtgaaaaaaaaaaaacatttgaatacatatttgaaaatgtgaattttaaaaaaaatctgtgaaTAGGAATATTGTACACACAGTTAAGCAATACTTTGATGAAAAAGTCGGAGGTGTGAAATATTtcattttggaaataaactctttATATACACATATATTAAAATAGAGTTCACATGCTGCGGCTTCAGAAAGTGTAgccacttattccacattttgttgcgctACAACCTGAATTCAGAATGGATTACATAAAATTTGTTTTAAGTTATTGCTATtgtgaaaggtgaattcatctcccagtgtctggtagaaagcagactgaaccaggttttcctctacgattatgtctgtgcttagctccattccgttacttttttatcctgaaaaactccagtccttaacaattacaagcttttcataacatgatgcagccaccactatacttgaaaatatgtagagtggtactcagtaatttgttgtattggattttccccaaacataacactctatattcaggacaaaaaatgaATGGATTCGCCACATTTTGGGGGCAGTATTACTTTGTTGCAAACcggatgcatattttggaatacTTTTAATCTCGTAAAtgcttctttcttttctctcttgtcaattaggttagtattgtggagtaactacaatgctgttgatccatcctcagttttctcctgtcacagccattaaactctgttactgttttaaagtcaccagtggcctcatggtgaaatctctgagcgggtttccttcctctccagcaactgagttaggaaggacgcctgtatctttgtagtgactgggtggtattgatacaccatccaaagagtaattaataa includes:
- the LOC124034969 gene encoding dentin sialophosphoprotein-like; translated protein: MGVSHRANDTHRANDTHRANDTHRANDTHRANDTHRDNDTHRANDTHRANDTHRANDTHRSNDTHRGNDTHRSNDTHRGNDTHCANDAHRSSDTHRANDTHRANDTHRSNDTHRSNDTHRSNDTHRGNDTHRGNDTHRGNDTHLGNDTHRGNDTHRANDTHRANDTYRSNDTHRGNDTHRGNDTHRANDTHRANDTHRSNDTHRANDTHRANDTHRANDTHRSNDTHRANDTHSSNDTHRSNDTHRANDTHRGNDTHRGNDTHRGNDTHLGNDTHLGNDTHRANDTYRGNDTHRGNDTHRGNDTHRGNDTHRSNDTHRVNDTHRSNDTHRSNDTHRSNDTHRSNDTHRANDTHRSNDTHRANDTHRANDTHRANDTHRSNDTHRSNDTHRANDTHSSNDTHRSNDTHRANDTHRGNDTHRSNDTHRGNDTHLGNDTHRANDTYRSNDTHRGNDTHRGNDTHRGNDTHRGNDTHRSNDTHRSNDTHRSNDTHRSNDTHRSNDTHRSNDTHRVNDTHRVNDTHRSNDTHRSNDTHRSNDTHRSNDTHRSNDTHSANDTHRSNDTHRANDTHRSNDTHRSNDTHRSNDTHRANDTHRSNDTHRANDTHRANDTHRSNDTHRSNDTHRSNDTHRANDTHRANDTHRVNDTHRANDTHRSNDTHRSNDTHRSNDTHRSNDTHRANDTHRANDTHRANDTHRANDTHRNDNRDTHRSNDTHRANDTHRSNDTHRANDTHRANDTHRSNDTHRSNDTHRSNDTHRGNDTHRGNDTHRGNDTHRANDTHRANDTHRANDTHRSNDTHRSNDTHRANDTHRSNDTHRSNDTHRSNDTHRANDTHRANDTHRANDTHRVNDTHRANDTHRSNDTHSANDTHRSNDTHRANDTHRSNDTHRANDTHRSNDTHRSNDTHRSNDTHRSNDTHRSNDTHRSNDTHRSNDTHRSNDTHRSNDTHRSNDTHRSNDTHRSNDTHRSNDTHRSNDTHRSNDTHRANDTHRANDTHRANDTHRANDTHRANDTHRANDTHRANDTHRANDTHRANDTHRANDTHKEMNKLLFLLLIY